One genomic segment of Sminthopsis crassicaudata isolate SCR6 chromosome 2, ASM4859323v1, whole genome shotgun sequence includes these proteins:
- the LOC141557309 gene encoding interferon regulatory factor 4-like, translating to MAEPGGPLRLRDWLVAQIESGSYPGLRWENREKTMFRIPWKHAAKQDYREQQDAALFRAWAIYKGKYQEGTDKADPSVWKTRLRCALNKSTSFQEVIDRSQLYISEPYKVYQITCKETCNLEDEGQKGHLKTPKDLSTEPLQPPDQAGSDSDEETGKERISKGCHQVSPTPCFTSPKAESDYQVTGTFYSWDPSQSHLPLSLTSYENVSTSDCWLHIRLYYRDILVKEAIVHTAEGCRLTTQPVPMDSPHLYGPARLEQIQFPSPKALPGTSPLVTQILERLLPHLDRGVLLWVAPEGVFAKRQCQGRVYWRGPLAPHCNQPNKLEREKTYKLLDTQQFLDQLRRHLCLGEPAPQYQIQLCFGEEYPGPAGQSQGRLIMAHVEPVFARELFLRSRRLSPPDPPGSQPSTPENVAHILNQPSQP from the exons ATGGCAGAGCCAGGCGGCCCCTTGCGTTTGAGGGACTGGCTGGTGGCTCAGATTGAAAGCGGTAGCTACCCCGGACTCCGCTGGGAAAACCGGGAGAAGACTATGTTCCGCATCCCCTGGAAGCACGCGGCCAAGCAGGACTACAGGGAGCAGCAGGACGCCGCGCTCTTTCGG GCTTGGGCCATTTACAAAGGTAAGTACCAAGAAGGCACAGACAAAGCTGATCCATCTGTCTGGAAGACCCGTCTGCGCTGTGCCCTCAACAAGAGTACATCCTTCCAAGAAGTGATTGATCGCAGCCAACTGTACATCTCTGAACCCTACAAGGTCTATCAGATCACCTGCAAGGAAACCTGCAACCTGG AGGATGAGGGGCAGAAGGGCCATCTGAAAACCCCCAAAGATCTATCAACTGAGCCTCTCCAGCCCCCAGACCAG GCTGGCTCAgactcagatgaggaaactggcaaaGAAAGGATTTCCAAGGGCTGCcatcaggtttccccaaccccctgCTTCACCAGCCCAAAGGCTGAGTCTG ATTATCAAGTGACAGGAACGTTTTACAGTTGGGACCCTTCGCAGAGTCACCTTCCTCTAAGCCTGACCTCCTATGAGAATGTCAGCACTTCTG ACTGCTGGCTCCACATCCGTCTGTACTACCGAGATATCCTGGTGAAGGAGGCCATTGTTCACACTGCTGAGGGCTGCCGCTTGACAACCCAGCCTGTGCCCATGGACAGTCCACATCTCTATGGTCCTGCCAGACTGGAGCAGATCCAGTTCCCATCACCTAAAGCTCTGCCAGGGACCAGCCCACTTGTCACCCAGATTCTGGAACGCCTTTTGCCTCACCTGGACAGGGGAGTCCTGCTATGGGTAGCTCCTGAGGGGGTGTTTGCTAAGAGGCAGTGCCAGGGTCGTGTTTACTGGCGAGGTCCCCTGGCACCTCATTGTAACCAGCCCAACAAATTGGAAAGAGAGAAGACCTATAAGCTGTTGGATACTCAGCAGTTCCTGGATC AGCTACGTCGACACCTATGTCTTGGGGAGCCTGCACCCCAGTACCAAATCCAACTGTGCTTTGGAGAGGAGTACCCAGGTCCAGCTGGCCAGTCCCAAGGAAGACTCATCATGGCTCAC GTAGAGCCTGTGTTTGCCCGAGAACTCTTCTTGCGCTCTAGGCGTCTCAGTCCCCCCGATCCTCCAGGCTCCCAGCCCAGTACTCCAGAGAATGTGGCCCACATTCTGAACCAGCCAAGCCAACCCTGA
- the FOXS1 gene encoding forkhead box protein S1 codes for MQPGCPTPRGPGNGQDRDSAPSRQGQDPGPSRPGELAKPPYSYIALITMAIQSSPGQRATLSAIYHYIMGRFAFYRDNRPGWQNSIRHNLSLNECFVKVPRDDRRPGKGSYWTLDPDSYNMFENGSFLRRRRRFTRKRGSEPETQTQRKVKSRARAGSARGGYRASGVPDPQREAQEREAGQTKAATASCLAPPLELPESQGLCHAHPAPSPSESLFGGLTEALPATPAGLYLPTSEPLALPASQMLIDLKEPPEPARSPGQRVDPRELPLSSSSSSSSSSSSSSSSSSSSSSSASPCPAFSLPPVFPAPQGPQPSPARFPEAEAYGKTGLPIFGSFGGAEALGGSYQCRVQALSFRMDERGCGPTMDHLLAPTPASPATPTQSPPFQSPLPLRGNQKEPWSGGPFPLQGGGSYQLGLPHCLYRTPGMLFFE; via the coding sequence atgcaGCCTGGCTGTCCCACTCCACGGGGCCCTGGGAATGGCCAGGACCGGGACTCGGCTCCCAGCCGGCAGGGCCAGGACCCAGGCCCCAGCCGGCCTGGGGAGCTAGCCAAGCCCCCCTACAGCTACATCGCCCTCATCACCATGGCCATCCAGAGCTCCCCGGGCCAGAGAGCCACCCTCAGTGCCATCTACCACTACATCATGGGCCGCTTTGCCTTTTATCGAGACAACCGTCCTGGCTGGCAGAACAGCATCCGGCACAACTTGTCCCTCAACGAGTGCTTTGTCAAGGTGCCCCGGGATGACCGCAGACCTGGCAAGGGCAGCTACTGGACCCTGGATCCCGACAGCTACAACATGTTTGAAAACGGCAGCTTTCTGCGACGGAGGCGCCGCTTCACCCGCAAGAGGGGCTCTGAGCCTGAGACTCAGACCCAGAGGAAGGTCAAGAGCAGGGCCCGGGCTGGGTCAGCTCGTGGGGGCTACCGGGCCTCTGGGGTGCCAGACCCCCAGAGGGAAGCCCAAGAGCGGGAGGCGGGCCAGACCAAGGCTGCCACGGCATCCTGCCTAGCCCCTCCGCTGGAGCTGCCTGAGTCCCAGGGCCTCTGCCACGCTCATCCAGCCCCATCACCCAGCGAGAGCCTCTTTGGGGGACTTACAGAGGCCCTCCCTGCCACCCCAGCCGGCCTGTACCTTCCCACTTCCGAGCCACTGGCCCTGCCAGCCTCCCAGATGCTGATAGACCTGAAGGAACCTCCTGAGCCGGCCAGGTCTCCTGGACAGAGGGTGGACCCTCGAGAGCTGccactttcctcctcctcctcctcctcctcctcctcctcctcctcctcctcctcctcctcctcctcctcctcttctgccTCTCCCTGCCCAGCATTCAGCCTGCCCCCAGTTTTCCCGGCCCCTCAGGGCCCTCAGCCCTCCCCAGCCCGATTCCCCGAGGCTGAGGCCTATGGCAAGACAGGGCTGCCCATCTTTGGCAGCTTTGGTGGGGCTGAAGCTCTGGGTGGCAGCTACCAGTGCCGTGTGCAAGCCCTGAGCTTCCGCATGGATGAGCGGGGCTGTGGCCCGACTATGGATCATTTGCTTGCACCCACTCCCGCTTCCCCAGCCACCCCGACTCAGTCACCCCCCTTCCAGTCCCCACTGCCACTTCGGGGGAACCAGAAGGAGCCCTGGAGCGGGGGGCCTTTCCCACTCCAGGGAGGAGGAAGCTACCAGCTAGGGCTGCCCCACTGCCTCTATCGGACCCCGGGAATGCTCTTCTTTGAATGA